One region of Streptomyces davaonensis JCM 4913 genomic DNA includes:
- a CDS encoding DUF6233 domain-containing protein: MAGKRNRGATREQALRALAERGDPCPRCNPDFPPGIRRLTWVDAAPGRPDQPRSMPGPRPVALRSNTQTPPR; this comes from the coding sequence ATGGCCGGGAAGCGCAACCGAGGCGCTACGCGGGAGCAGGCGCTGCGGGCGCTCGCGGAACGGGGGGATCCGTGCCCGCGCTGCAACCCGGATTTCCCGCCTGGTATTCGTCGACTGACCTGGGTGGATGCGGCTCCGGGCCGTCCGGATCAGCCTCGATCCATGCCCGGACCACGTCCAGTGGCACTACGAAGCAACACGCAGACGCCACCTCGCTGA
- a CDS encoding DJ-1/PfpI family protein produces MHAQIVLFDGFDPLDVIAPFEVLHAGGAACGAVSVELVSAEGPREVVSGTGGLALRATAALDPARAGLVLVPGASGRIGEPGGTPDHDAEAPAGERSHDDSIPVLLGRTLTTELPVLLKAAMDDPGVIVAAVCGGSLILAMAGLLEGRHAVTHHLGQDLLHATGAHAVSARVVDDGDLITAGGVTSGLDLGLYLLEREVGPQIAHAVENLFAHERRGTVWRAQGPVSVGF; encoded by the coding sequence ATGCATGCCCAGATCGTCCTGTTCGACGGCTTCGATCCGCTCGATGTCATCGCGCCCTTCGAGGTACTGCACGCCGGCGGGGCCGCCTGTGGCGCGGTGAGCGTGGAACTCGTGTCCGCCGAGGGCCCGCGGGAGGTGGTCAGCGGCACTGGCGGGCTGGCGTTGCGAGCGACCGCCGCCCTCGATCCCGCCCGCGCGGGGCTGGTCCTGGTCCCGGGAGCGTCCGGCCGTATCGGTGAGCCCGGCGGGACACCCGACCACGATGCCGAAGCCCCGGCCGGGGAACGGTCGCACGACGACTCCATCCCCGTACTGCTGGGCCGCACGCTGACCACCGAACTGCCCGTGCTGCTCAAAGCAGCCATGGACGACCCTGGCGTGATCGTCGCCGCCGTGTGCGGAGGCTCGCTCATCCTGGCCATGGCCGGCCTCCTGGAGGGACGCCACGCCGTCACCCACCACCTCGGTCAGGACCTCCTCCACGCCACCGGCGCCCACGCCGTCAGCGCCCGCGTCGTGGATGACGGGGACCTCATCACCGCAGGAGGCGTCACCTCCGGACTCGACCTCGGGCTGTACCTCCTCGAACGCGAAGTGGGCCCGCAGATCGCCCACGCCGTCGAGAACCTCTTCGCCCACGAACGCCGCGGCACCGTCTGGCGCGCCCAAGGCCCCGTCTCCGTCGGCTTCTGA
- a CDS encoding NAD(P)/FAD-dependent oxidoreductase has product MPQVTQSARSAERPDNDVVILGSGLAGTALAAVLARGGASVLLIDADSHPRFALGESTTPYTSMLMRLMSERYDVPELKHLTTFESVQGKVATTSGIKKNFGFLYHREGERQRMEECHQSLLPRAGHFESHYFRQDIDAWMLNVAVKYGARIRQRTRIVDVEFDAQGCSLTDERGATHRARYIVDTSGVGSPLASKLGLRDDAPVMRHHSRSLFTHMMNVTAYDDLLPRTAHGHPTKWSQGTLHHVFEGGWVWVVPFNNHARTTNPLVSVGLNLDPRIHPKVGCTPEEEFRSFISRFPDIRSQFTDAVAIRPWVRTSGRQQYSSSKTVGDRWCLASDAAGFVDPLFSRHLSDSFEVVNALAWPLLEALKEDDFSAERFTYVEQLQLGLLRNNDDLAADAYTSFADFRLWDSWLRVRSLGQLLATFEIGSAYGRFRNSHDVADLARLEGLAPDGGTPDYPAVRELLAHVSEQVRSVKECRRPSDTAADNILTALRKADFVPPAFGLTDPSNRWFDTGPRKTADTKRWARNSAPPEIGRLVVEGLPLLSNKRL; this is encoded by the coding sequence ATGCCCCAAGTGACCCAGTCCGCAAGGTCGGCCGAGCGGCCCGACAACGATGTGGTGATTCTCGGATCCGGGCTCGCCGGGACCGCTCTGGCCGCAGTTCTGGCACGGGGCGGCGCGAGCGTCCTCCTCATCGACGCCGACAGCCACCCGCGCTTCGCCCTCGGGGAGTCGACAACCCCGTACACGTCGATGCTGATGCGGCTCATGAGCGAGCGCTACGACGTGCCGGAGTTGAAGCACCTCACCACGTTCGAGAGCGTGCAAGGGAAGGTCGCCACGACCTCGGGCATCAAGAAGAACTTCGGCTTCCTGTACCACCGCGAGGGTGAGCGCCAGCGCATGGAGGAATGCCACCAGTCGCTGCTCCCGCGGGCCGGCCACTTCGAGAGCCACTACTTCCGCCAGGACATCGACGCCTGGATGCTCAACGTGGCCGTGAAGTACGGCGCCAGGATCCGCCAGCGGACGAGGATCGTGGACGTCGAATTCGACGCGCAGGGCTGCTCGCTCACCGACGAACGCGGCGCCACCCACCGCGCCCGCTACATCGTGGACACGAGCGGCGTCGGCTCCCCGCTGGCGTCGAAACTCGGGCTGCGCGACGACGCACCGGTCATGCGCCACCACTCGCGCTCCCTGTTCACGCACATGATGAACGTGACGGCGTACGACGACCTGCTGCCGCGCACCGCCCACGGCCACCCGACGAAGTGGAGCCAGGGCACGCTGCACCACGTCTTCGAGGGCGGCTGGGTGTGGGTGGTCCCGTTCAACAATCATGCCCGTACCACCAATCCACTGGTCAGCGTCGGGCTCAACCTCGACCCGCGGATCCACCCCAAGGTCGGCTGCACGCCGGAGGAGGAGTTCCGCTCCTTCATCAGCCGATTCCCGGACATCCGCAGCCAGTTCACGGACGCCGTCGCCATCCGCCCCTGGGTCCGCACGAGCGGCCGGCAGCAGTACTCCTCCTCGAAGACCGTCGGCGACCGCTGGTGCCTCGCCTCGGACGCCGCCGGCTTCGTGGACCCGTTGTTCTCGCGCCATCTCAGCGATTCCTTCGAGGTCGTCAACGCCCTTGCGTGGCCGCTGCTGGAGGCGCTCAAGGAGGACGACTTCTCGGCCGAGCGCTTCACGTACGTCGAGCAGCTCCAGCTGGGGCTGCTCCGGAACAACGACGACCTGGCCGCCGACGCCTACACGTCGTTCGCCGACTTCCGCCTGTGGGACAGCTGGTTGCGCGTCCGCTCGCTCGGCCAGCTCCTCGCCACGTTCGAGATCGGCAGCGCATACGGGCGCTTTCGGAACTCGCACGACGTCGCCGACCTGGCCCGGCTGGAGGGGCTGGCGCCTGATGGCGGGACACCCGACTACCCGGCGGTGCGGGAGCTGCTCGCCCACGTCAGCGAGCAGGTGCGGTCCGTGAAGGAGTGCCGCCGGCCCAGCGACACCGCGGCCGACAACATCCTCACCGCCCTGCGCAAGGCGGACTTCGTGCCGCCCGCCTTCGGCCTCACCGACCCCTCGAACCGCTGGTTCGACACCGGCCCACGCAAGACCGCCGACACCAAGCGGTGGGCGCGCAACAGCGCACCCCCGGAGATCGGCCGACTCGTGGTCGAGGGCCTCCCGCTGCTCAGCAACAAGCGCCTGTAG
- a CDS encoding NAD(P)/FAD-dependent oxidoreductase — protein sequence MSPQTKRFDVAIIGAGMGGSMLGAALARSGLQVLLIDAGTHPRFAVGEATIPYTNVSQRIIAARYNVPELTTLCTLKDCARIIGPTFGTKTHFGFLRHEVGKLQNPRETNEFHTPGLLHEAHHLYRQDVDAFVFHLAVKCGCTPIQDFRVADIDFEDSGVTLHGEQGEEFRARYVVDASGYRSPIAKKFGLRDEIPVFKHQSRSMFTHVYGITHTDDLWDRKPEHTPPVPWYEGTVHHTFHRGWAWVIGFDNTPLSRNPLCSIGLTVDPRVYPKNPNHSIEEDFADITSRFPDIERQYAGVTPVREWVSADRLQYSSKRTVGDRWALLGHAAGFIDPLFSYGLANTGDAVNRLAWRLIRACQDGDFSAERFSDYDEWQRARFHYNDEIVNGGYTAFDHFEFWKAVFRVWVWGNNFGTFRARAGLTKYQKDGNDQHFKDLEKGQYLGYDWPDHEGYKHLFDTMVAQVDAHQAGKITAHEAAETLWEVLEGANYMPKPFGFQKRSVHFMSPKPPVIAKTAVWLARHGDPTVRKMLLKSGGQALRLRITGRKIF from the coding sequence ATGAGCCCTCAGACCAAACGGTTCGACGTTGCCATCATCGGCGCCGGCATGGGTGGCTCCATGCTCGGTGCGGCGCTGGCCCGCAGCGGCCTCCAGGTGCTGCTGATCGACGCGGGCACGCACCCGCGGTTCGCCGTGGGCGAGGCCACGATCCCGTACACCAACGTGTCCCAGCGGATCATCGCCGCCCGCTACAACGTGCCCGAGCTGACGACACTGTGCACCCTGAAGGACTGCGCCAGGATCATCGGCCCGACGTTCGGCACCAAGACCCACTTCGGCTTCCTCCGCCACGAAGTGGGCAAGCTGCAGAACCCGCGCGAGACCAACGAGTTCCACACCCCCGGGCTGCTGCACGAAGCACATCACCTCTACCGGCAGGACGTCGACGCCTTCGTCTTCCACCTCGCGGTCAAGTGCGGCTGCACACCGATCCAGGACTTCCGGGTCGCCGACATCGACTTCGAGGACTCGGGCGTCACCCTGCACGGCGAGCAGGGCGAGGAGTTCCGCGCCCGCTACGTCGTCGACGCCAGCGGCTACCGCTCGCCGATCGCGAAGAAGTTCGGCCTGCGCGACGAGATCCCGGTGTTCAAGCACCAGTCGCGATCCATGTTCACCCACGTGTACGGCATCACCCACACCGACGACCTGTGGGACCGCAAGCCGGAGCACACCCCGCCCGTGCCGTGGTACGAGGGCACCGTCCACCACACCTTCCACCGCGGATGGGCCTGGGTCATCGGCTTCGACAACACGCCGCTGTCCCGCAACCCGCTGTGCTCCATCGGCCTCACCGTCGACCCGCGGGTCTACCCCAAGAACCCGAACCACTCCATCGAGGAGGACTTCGCCGACATCACCTCCCGCTTCCCGGACATCGAGCGGCAGTACGCCGGTGTCACCCCGGTCCGCGAGTGGGTCAGCGCGGACCGGCTTCAGTACTCCTCCAAGCGCACCGTGGGCGACCGCTGGGCGCTGCTGGGGCACGCCGCCGGCTTCATCGACCCGCTGTTCTCCTACGGCCTCGCCAACACCGGCGACGCGGTGAACCGACTCGCCTGGCGCCTGATCCGGGCCTGCCAGGACGGTGACTTCTCCGCGGAGCGCTTCTCCGACTACGACGAGTGGCAGCGCGCCCGCTTCCACTACAACGACGAGATCGTCAACGGCGGGTACACCGCCTTCGACCACTTCGAGTTCTGGAAGGCCGTCTTCCGGGTCTGGGTATGGGGCAACAACTTCGGCACCTTCCGCGCCCGCGCCGGTCTGACGAAGTATCAGAAGGACGGCAACGACCAGCACTTCAAGGACCTGGAGAAGGGCCAGTACCTCGGCTACGACTGGCCCGACCACGAAGGCTACAAGCACCTCTTCGACACCATGGTGGCCCAAGTCGACGCGCACCAGGCAGGCAAGATCACCGCGCACGAGGCGGCCGAGACACTGTGGGAGGTCCTGGAGGGCGCGAACTACATGCCCAAGCCCTTCGGGTTCCAGAAGCGCTCAGTGCATTTCATGAGCCCCAAACCGCCCGTCATCGCCAAGACGGCGGTATGGCTCGCCCGGCACGGCGACCCGACTGTGCGGAAGATGCTCCTCAAGAGCGGCGGCCAGGCACTGCGGCTCCGCATCACCGGCCGGAAGATCTTCTGA
- a CDS encoding peptidase inhibitor family I36 protein, which yields MMHSKLFTAVAAAFLLFTGALAAAGPAGAADCPSGEFCAWENADYQGQRANWSGDDGWWESWIADEDSSWANHGISGPGIKDHVKVYSRAHQGGHMTICLTPGQEVNYNGAANDNGDSHTWSVSC from the coding sequence ATGATGCACAGCAAGTTGTTCACCGCCGTGGCGGCAGCGTTCCTCCTGTTCACCGGCGCGCTCGCCGCAGCCGGCCCGGCGGGCGCGGCGGACTGCCCCTCCGGCGAGTTCTGCGCCTGGGAGAACGCCGACTATCAGGGCCAGCGCGCCAACTGGTCCGGTGACGACGGCTGGTGGGAGAGCTGGATCGCCGACGAGGACTCCTCCTGGGCCAACCACGGCATCTCCGGACCGGGCATCAAGGACCACGTCAAGGTCTACTCCCGCGCCCACCAGGGCGGCCACATGACGATCTGCCTCACCCCGGGCCAGGAGGTCAACTACAACGGTGCGGCCAACGACAACGGCGACTCCCACACCTGGAGCGTGAGTTGCTGA
- a CDS encoding suppressor of fused domain protein — MEVVHYDLGPQRRETVPDLRVLVVGPGPRGDSWAYVTAGCWAAMETDGRGLEFVMTAQVSDQRFIDLMAMIAYYHCGGHRLDLEHSMPIGEPWVPGSTCDHLLISLPYLHGPDLEHCPLPEGHARILWALPVTTAEIEFRRSHGHEALEQLFDTAGIIPTDPFRASVV, encoded by the coding sequence GTGGAGGTCGTTCACTACGACCTCGGCCCGCAGCGACGTGAGACGGTACCCGACCTGCGCGTTCTCGTCGTCGGGCCTGGTCCCCGCGGCGACAGTTGGGCGTATGTGACCGCCGGGTGCTGGGCGGCCATGGAGACGGACGGACGTGGACTTGAGTTCGTCATGACCGCCCAGGTCAGCGACCAGCGCTTCATCGACCTCATGGCGATGATCGCCTACTACCACTGCGGAGGGCACCGACTCGACCTGGAACACAGCATGCCGATCGGCGAGCCGTGGGTGCCGGGGTCGACCTGCGACCACCTGCTGATCAGCCTGCCCTACCTCCACGGACCCGACCTCGAACACTGTCCACTGCCCGAAGGACACGCCCGCATCCTGTGGGCTCTGCCGGTGACGACCGCCGAGATCGAGTTCCGCCGGAGCCACGGCCACGAGGCACTGGAGCAGCTCTTCGACACGGCGGGGATCATTCCCACCGATCCCTTCAGGGCCTCCGTCGTCTGA
- a CDS encoding ArsR/SmtB family transcription factor, translating to MARAATTSDAFNAIAEPQRRDILALLRAGERPVTHLARELGMSQPQASKHLRVLREVGLVRVREAGKQRLYELDARGLRPIHEWVGGFERFWNESFDRLDTYVQELKETRQED from the coding sequence ATGGCACGAGCAGCGACGACGTCGGATGCGTTCAACGCGATCGCCGAGCCGCAGCGCCGGGACATCCTGGCGCTGCTGCGGGCGGGTGAGCGGCCGGTGACCCACCTGGCGCGGGAGCTGGGGATGAGCCAGCCGCAGGCGTCCAAGCACCTCCGGGTGCTCCGGGAGGTGGGGCTGGTGCGGGTCCGTGAGGCTGGTAAGCAGCGGCTCTACGAACTGGACGCCCGCGGGCTACGGCCGATCCACGAATGGGTCGGCGGATTCGAGCGGTTCTGGAACGAGAGTTTCGACCGGCTGGACACCTACGTGCAGGAACTCAAAGAGACACGGCAGGAGGACTGA
- a CDS encoding SRPBCC family protein yields the protein MAGARQEARAESATADREIVISRVIDAPRELVFEAFTEVRHLSRWWGPEGFTTTTRSFEFREGGEWVFVLHGPDGTDYSEWIRWVRIAPPERIELLHGESRDDPNAFESVLAFTPDGAATRIVMRTVFPTKEQRDEAVEKYHAVEGGQQTLSNLAAYVTDLAREGAEG from the coding sequence ATGGCAGGGGCAAGGCAAGAAGCGCGGGCGGAGTCGGCGACGGCCGACCGGGAGATCGTGATCTCCCGGGTCATCGACGCCCCGCGGGAGCTGGTGTTCGAGGCGTTCACCGAGGTCCGGCATCTGTCGCGGTGGTGGGGTCCGGAGGGGTTCACCACCACCACGCGGTCCTTCGAGTTCCGCGAGGGCGGAGAGTGGGTCTTCGTGCTGCACGGGCCTGATGGAACCGACTACTCCGAGTGGATTCGCTGGGTGCGGATCGCCCCGCCGGAGCGGATCGAGCTGCTGCACGGCGAGTCCCGCGACGACCCGAACGCCTTCGAATCGGTCCTGGCCTTCACGCCGGACGGCGCGGCGACCCGGATCGTGATGCGCACGGTGTTCCCCACCAAGGAACAGCGCGACGAGGCGGTCGAGAAGTACCACGCGGTCGAGGGCGGTCAGCAGACGCTGAGCAACCTGGCGGCCTACGTCACCGACCTCGCGCGAGAGGGGGCGGA